The genomic segment CTGCTGGCTAAAAGCACACATAAAGCagaataataacaatgtattaaCAGGCAactgtatttttagttttgcttcagTAGATTAGCCACTAAACAACCAGCTCATTTCTTTGTAGGAGTGTACCTTTAACATAGGGCCGTTCTGAAACACATGTTGCTCATCACAGACCACACAGTATTCATTCAGCGTGGGGATTCTCTGCTCAGCGTACCTCATTATCTGTGTACACAGTGAAAAACATTAGACATTTTGCTTGCATTCCATCTTACTATCTGCTTCAAATGAGCTAGaactaaaattaaaattgcCTACTAATATGTGGAACACATTTGTAAACAACAGTTTGCCCATTGTTAAACACAAACTACATTATGGTGAAGAATGGATGTTTCATTTCTATATTAtcattaatttcaaaataaattccaagcaaatgattttaaattcttGTCGCTTTCACCGTGATCTCATCTCAGAAATGTACATTCTGAAGGTTTTGTTGAGATCAGTTGTGAAATCAtaacaatgttattttgtgtaaaGAGTATACAGTATTACTAAACAAAGAAGGGTTTTCCTTGATCTACTGTGGCTTGGATTGTACCTCATTTGTACGTTGCTCTTAAGCTTAAGGAAGACtgtgtgatatgattgaaaagctccagaacagctactgagtGGACTTTTTGGTGAGATTGTCTTGtcaactgtttttatatttaatatttcttttgagattatttggtatttttcatTGTTACGAATTGTGCAATATGCAGAAATGTTAGAATGAATTGTTTCCATTTGGCCATTTTTCAGATCTGtgaactgaaaatgaaacttgAGATACCGGGTGCTTCTGTTTCTACTACTCCTTTTTTACAACACAAGTGCTAGCATTGTACTATAGTGCCACGCCAAGTCACTGCTGCACAGGCTGTGGAAAGAGCATGTGATCACCACTAGTTGTCAGCACAAGCTGGATTATGAGACTGAGCGCAGTTACTCTTTAAATTCTCTTTCTGACAAAATATAACCTCCTTGATTTCTTGTGTTTTACCTGAACCAAGAAGCCGTGCTGCAGAGTCGGGGTGGTCTTACAGTGCCTGATGGCCTGGGAGGAGAAAAGCAGCTCTATCAGCTGTTTGGTACTAAGCTGTGCTGATGACTTGACTGCCGACACGACCACCCTCTGTGGATGAAGGGACACAAACACTATTATTAAACACGTTCAGAACAGACGAAAACCTGGAAACACAGACGCATCCataaaatactcaagtgaatGTCACAGAGGTGTATTTTGAATTATCTTTAGTTTAGCTGAAGATGGAGTCCTCACTTTTCCACTGGGTGTGTAGGTGAAAAGCTCTCCTGTGGGATTCTTGATGGTGTAAGAAGTTGTATGATTCTTGAAACGGTTCAGTTTCATCACTGGTAAAATGATCTTTGGCTCCTGGAGCTCACTGGACCTGCTCAAGGTGAGTGAGGAAGCAATGAACAGCGACTCAAGAACAGCTTGAATCAGCAATGAAACTGCTGAATTAATTAAAGTGTCACATACTTTGACAGTGGGAGCCAGATGCTAAGTCTTGCACGAAATTTCTTGATGGTTCCACTTGGCCTGAACCAATTGTGTCTGCTCTTCTGTCGGACTACAATGTTTTCGTTGGTCAGATGTTTCCACTCCCGAGATAAGAAGACTGTGAGAATACTGGGGAACAGAAATGAAGAGTTGGTCAGAGCAATCAGTAGGTGGGCTATGAATAACATAGAAAGGGCTTAAAATCCATATGTGAACTGAAAAGTTTGATGTGACATCTGTAATAATGCACTAAGAAATCTAACTATCGCTGCCATGAAAATTATATGAACACTCACTTCTGTAGTTGTTTCCCAAGGCTGAAATGATCTGTGTTGGATGGTTGAAAGACTTCGACTGAAGGTGCTGTGGTGAGAAACATCACTTAATCAGGTGTCACACTGACTTACAGTAAATCTAAATTTATAGTCAATTTGGCTCGCAGCAGTGTTGTTGATGCTCACCAGGTCCGTTCAGATACTGAGACAGAGATAAGTGCAGACGGATAACGATGGGCTCTGATGGATTAACCCTCCAGGCCTTGGCCACATCCTCCTGTGGGCACCAAACAGTGTAATCATGTTAAACACAACAAGATGCCATGGCAGCAAACATGTCGATATACTGTACTTGAATTGAGTGTATAGTAAATTTAACTTACATCCAAAAAGTTGGCATTTATGTTTAAGTCAACATCCACATCATCAATTGACCCATACTCCCTagcagaggaaaaggaaggGGACATATGGCAATgtagaaaagcagcagagatcCTTTCCTTTCAAGGTCATGGATGAGAAAAGTTGTTCTGACCTGATAGAGACTGCAGAGTCTGAATACAAAGTCCTGACTGCCTCTATGTCAGTATCCAGCTGGGGGTGGTGAAACAGGTCAGTGGCACAGCTCTCCTGCCAAGACAAACACTAACACACTTACCTTATGGTCCAAACAGCTCAGCACTCAGGGGGCTGCGGGATTAAACCACTCACAGATTCTTACACTAATGCCTGAGAAGAAGGCTattatttcttttctatttcttaAGATAGAAAAtgtgggtaacactttattttatcaacctctgttttgtatttagcatttttataaGCAGTAGACaaataataaatggtttataacataCTATAACACATTATCTTGTAGTTGTAAGCAtatttaaggacatttttaagtgtttattaatgtatttgtcaactgTAATTGCataactcctcctgtgaagCATGAATATAGcataataaataattcaattcaattcaatatgaTTATGATTAAGTGtttattatacatatatttattatattaattaatgacatatttatttattcatttataaatatttcttTACTCTCATAAACTTAATTTGCTAATGATGCTTAATACATCAAGACCACGAGATGCTGCTGAAAGCCCCCAAAGaaatctagtaagtggaccttaagttAATAATCTTTTATCAAACTACTATTTCTGAGGTCAAGAAACAACCTTGAAGCTCATTGTGTCTTCATGTGTTTGgaacacatttataaacagtTTTAAACCTGCTTGTGAATGATCTGTACCTGTGTATTAACAGCTAATACATGTTTTATAACACACCGTAAGGCTTTGTTTATGTCTATCAATCatttattatctgtttatacacctgtTATGGATGTtacaatacattaataaacacttaaattaTATTGAAATGTCCTTACATCTGCTTACAGCTACATTGTGTATTATAAactatttattaagtgtttataTTCTGGTTTCACATTCCAAGAGACACTTTACTCCGCAAAATTCAAGCCAAAGGGAGCCATTGCCATACAAACATCCAGTGACCATATGATAACTTTTTAATCAAACCTTAATATGCAACCATTTCTGTAGATAGTTGTCTTTACTCAAGTGTGTGATGATACTTGGCATTGTGCTAAAATAACATTCAAACCACTACAAAGTAATGCTTACATGGAATCCACACAGGGCCTCCTCTGCGTCACTGTCCTCATCAGTTTGGCTCTCCGTCCACCGCTCACACTCAGTCTCCTGTCGGGTTAATGGGaagagctgtcaatcaaaagaTCCTCTCATTTAAACAGCTAATTTGTTCCTTCTGTCCACCCAAACAAAGTCAACTAACCTTGTTGCTGAGACTGCCACTGATTTCAGCAGGTCATTAACACTACATCTACTGTAGACAATGAACATTTCAATACCGGACATATGATACATATACTCTCATGATATAATCTCTTTGCCGTGTCACATCTGGTGGTTGCAAAACAAGATAGGACTTCAACTAACGGTTgcttttattatcaattaatctgctaattatGTTCTTCATTAATCAGTAAATTAACCAATTAACCAAgttacccagagcccaaggtggcatattcaaatgtcttgctttgtcagaccaacagtccaaaacccaaagatattgaatTTAATATCATAGAAGATTAGATTTCTGGCATTTTTATAGAACTAATCGATTTAATAATGATTTCAGTTCTTAAAAGGATAGGTCTATTGCCTGCCCATGCAAACAGCTTACTAAAAACATATCCAGGCTGTGTGATAGTAAGAATACAGCATGAAGAGGGACTTATAGACTCACCATATGTTCAGTTCTTTGGCACTTCTTCAGCAACAGTCAACAGTCTGTTCCCTCCACTGTGACTGCCACAATTAAACACTATGCTAGGAAAAACATATGTGACTTGAATTAATTCAGCTACctttacaatataaatatacttATTACTGTCAGTATTTTCtacacaatttaaaatatgttttcattaccaagatcatttttatttgcgtccctttatctctctcttcagAGACATTATTGAAAATGCTATGCATAATGATTCAAAAGATGGAAGAACATGTTTGGTAATAATGTGTTAATGATACCTTTCCTTCCCGAGAAACACTTGGAGTTTCCACATATCCCAGTTGAACAAACAACGCAGTTACAACAACATAAAGGAAAATCTTAATTCCATATGTGACcatcaaacagcaaaaacaatggATATTCCTGTTTGATGGCTCGGCTGGCTGTTAGCGTTTGGCTGTCCTCTCCCCCTCTGGTTTTGAACAGCAGGAAGTCCTACATGTCTCGGACTTCAGCGTCACATGATTGGCTGCAGATACTGACAGCCTGATCAGCTGAACCTGGTCcagacagaggagaggctgaggATGAGACCTGCAGCTCCAGGGCATTAAGTCCACGCTTTTATCCACACTTACAGTATCTCTGTCCTATTTCTGTGACATGACTGCCATCCTTTCCACAGTGTACATGATATATCCCTCAGAATCTTGAAAAGTCAGGCTCATGAATCAGTTTTAAGACTGTGATGAGAGCAAAGATCCCAGGTGGCAGAGTTGAAGGATGGTGATACAGGTGATGTTTGGCATTTATTAgtcttcctgtctgcctgctgtgcTGCAGTCTGACCTTAATCGGCAGTTACCCTTGTTAGCAGTCGCCTGCTGCTCTGCAGTCTGGCCAGATTAGACACTTCTAGGACTGCATACATCTGTGCAAGTCTTCCCTCAGCAAGTGCTTTTCTGAGAGTAATCCACTTAGACACAAATGGGTGTTTGTTGtggctgtgtttatttatagagGGTGGGCACAATATCATGAACCCTTGTtctgtgtactgtatactgCCATTTTCAAGGCTGTGCATGATcaataagaataaaaagaaatcaaatacaAAGCAGCAAAACTTATACAGGTTTCCAAAAATGCAACAGGTCCAAGTTTTCATTATCTCATGTGCAATAAGTGCTCTTAATTCTAATATATTGTAAACCACCTCTTGGTTCCCCGCTCTACTTAAcacaatatttttcttatctttaTTCTTCATGTTGCAGCTTTCGTTACTTTCGTACACCCTTGTTTTATTCTGAATTGTGTACTTAGTACAGCACATTTAATTACTACAATTGTCTCAGTTTGTTCTTACTGCATTtatgtttcttgttttatgtttgtgtttgccttGCTGCAAGAAGAATTTCCTCTTGTGGGACAATAAAgatctgaactgaactgaactgaaatttcTGATGAGGTGAGTCATCACATCTCAGACACAGTGTCAGAACATTATCAGCTTCACAAAGCCAGCATTTGTTGCAGGGATATtgatttatattgtattatattgtgcagtttttgtgttgttgtatcCACCCCCTTCTCATTTGAGACACCTACTGTTATATCATAACGTTCAGGCCTTATCTGTCAGACCCACGAGATAAATGAACAACAGGTTCTCAGTGAATGATACAGGAATCATTTCCACAGCAACCAACGCTATCTACTGCATCTGTTTTAGACACCAAACAGTCCACAGAGAAGTATTATTATTCAGTAAACTGAGATAAATACAagtttgtaaataatttatttaaacaggCTGTGtaattgagatcaagatctctctCTTTTGATTctctctttatattatttatttatataatttattattatttatatttgaaaataacagTCAAGATACAGACAGTATATTAGCAGATACAAAGAGGGAATGACAAGCAACAAAGGTCCCAAGCTGGATTTGAACCTGGGACATTGCAGTTATGGGTCTTAACTGCCAGGACACCCCAGAAAGCTAGACCTCTTTATATATACAGCATAAAATCAtatagacaaacaaacacaatccaaACACATCCAAATTAGTTTCACATTTCAGTCAAGAAAAAATTTGCAAGTTTGTAAAAAGCATTAAATATAAAACCGATTTTAACATATGGTGCAGCTGATGTTGTAATTACTGTGTTTCCATGTGAGCAGAGAGCAGAAGTATTGAGCCTCAGTGATGTTCTTCAGTTGTTCTGCAGGTTCACGCTCTAGACACTTCAACCAGTTGTCCACAAGAGAGAGCTgttgttgagagagagagcgaaaccCCCACAGAAGGACAGTGTGTCCCAAATCTTGTACTGACTGGATACACTATACTTTATACTAATTGTCTTAAAAAATCAAACTGTGACTTTGGAATGTCACTGACAGTTACACTTCACAAATAGATATCAAATGTTTTCCCACACATTTGATGCTTATTTGTAGTTTTCTGGGGTGTTCACAAAGCTGTTTTACCTAACTGATgagatttttgcacacaaaacaaatgaaaacgtacagctgaaacgattagttgattcatCGATCgacaaaattaattttgataataattttgtcatttttcatgtaaaaatgcaaaaatatttaatggtttcagcttcacaaatgttgctgtttttccttttaattgtgttaattattttaatttattttgaagaatttaaaatgttgtactATTGGTTTGACCAAACAAGCactgtgaaggtgtcactttgggctctgggtaattgtgacagcatttctcactattttcagaatttttacaaaccaaatcAATCtataaattgagaaaataatcaacagattcatccataattaaaataatcattagttccAGTCCAAtgcaaaatagttaaaattttgcTTAACAGTAAAATCCGACtattacattaatgcatgagtaataataatctaatgatataataataaatcagtcTGAGCGGCCATTTTTCAGCATCGagtaattttaatttcagtactttaagtacattttcctgattatacttatatacttctactttaataacattttcaatgcaggacttttacctgtaatggagtatttttacagtgtggtattagtacttttacttaaatgaaggaactgaatacttcctccaccactgaagCATAGTTTATTATGCATGCTGACTGTTTTGAGTGTGttgcagtgtgaacacactacagaCTCAGAACCTTattagaattagtatgtagtaagGATTTAGGACACTGCTAGGGTGTGTAGTTACCATACAGGGAAATTAACTGaaaatgtagataaaaataaaagataagtGGTTTTGTTAAATTGATGTGAAATAATAAGGGAAATCATTTTGACCTGTGAGAATATATATACATGTTTCCTAATGTAATGTGTAAGAACAATTCATACATTTGGTTGCCAATCATCACAATAACTtgtgtgttgcagtgatgttgtGAATGTATAAAAACTGAACGCATTCAACAGGTGAACTGAGAACTGTGACCATTTCATTGGatgtcattttaaaagaataaGTTATTGTTTAACCCGTCGTTAAACTGGAATCAGTACTGCTGGCATTTTTCTGCAGCCAGTGGCTCCAGTGGCTTCCAGCTAGCTTTCACACTTTAGGTTGTGCATGCAGGAGATGGGTGAAAGTCAGTTTGGAGTCAGATTTCCGCCTCTTGAAGGAACACAGCATCCACATGCTCCAAGAATATACAGGGGTCATAAATGACACACAGGTCCAGCTGAAACTTTGGAGCGCATAAACATTTAGagacattatttttattgttacaaattgttttgttgttttacaccTCAGCTCTGAGGATGTTAAGGTTAATTAGCTGCCTATCGTCAGCCAATTAAGACACCAGCTTTGCTCTTAccacagagcttttttttttaaagaactacAGAAGATGAGCAAACTTGAGCCTTCCCATgcaattaaacaaatattttatattcttttgacttcttttaaaaaatttgCAATAAAAACGGCTGCTAAAACTTGAGGAATGTAAAAAGtattacacacatatacacacagagagtaaaaaaaatggAGTAACCCCTATCAGTAGATACGAATGAGTGCTTCTGAGCAGGGCTGAGACAGCGCATTTTGATTGTATTAAATAACATATGGGAGAGTGAACATATATTGAACATGGCACTGGGTGGATCTAGTTTTATGGTGTggcacagtacagtatgttcctATCATGTTCCTCATGCTAGATGGAGCCCAACATGGCTCAACTATATATACATACGCCATAACAGACCTTGACAGAATGACGACCAGATATATGATGGTTGTGTTGCTACACCTCACTGAGTGTAATGCAGTTGTCCATCTGTATAATATGGCAGCAGGTATATATGTAATTTGCATCTCTGCAAGCATCCACTGTTACTTTTGACTCTTCAGCTGTCATATCCTCCACTTAATGGAATTTTCAGCTAGGCTGCACCTTTCTTCTCATTTTGAAACTCCATCACTGTATATCAAGCTCTAAGTGCATTTGGACTGTCATATCATGCTGCAGGAATGCAGACACACTGAGCTCATGAAACAACCTAAAAGTATGCAGCCCTGCCCGTCCAACCATATGACATGAAGTCCAGCTTCAAAATGAGAGATCATAGTGAAACCataaaaggagaggaaaattgtcaaaatagagagaaatatcaaataaatagtaaataaagaaaaaaatggcatgccaatgaaataaagaaataaataataaggtCCCCGACATAGTTGTGACCAGGTACCAGGTGTGCATCTGAAGCAATGTGGGATCttgacaaataaataacatttcttaTCAGATGTTGTATGATGTTGATGATAATGGATCCTGGAAAGGAAGCTAAAGGGACCAAATCAAAAGTAAGTGggtttttgtatttctgttttcaccaaaatgtcctcaaaagaacagaaaactgAGATCTCTAAAAGTTAATACATTGAGCTTTAACAGTTTTGTAGTTTGTGCTTAGAGTTTAAGTAAAACAATAATTGTGTTTAAGCATGGGTTGAGTGAAGtttggggtcagaggtcagaatagaaaataaaggCTGGTCCTTACAATTAGctcataaaatacaacaaaagaagGATTACACAAGCATTAGACCATTTGTGTGATTTCTGTGAGAAATGGAAATTAAAGGTTAATAGTGATAAAAACTAAAGTCACAGTTTTTGGTTGTAGAAAAGCTGATATTAACTACGGTTTGTAGGCAATGGAGAAAATCTGTCCATTGCTTCAAATATCTCGGTGTCATTATGAATCATAATGGTTTATTTAAGATTGCCATTGAGGAGCTGCATAAGCAAGCCTCCTGTgcaatgtttgtcattttctctaAATGTAGAAAATTTGACTTACCTGTAGATATCACTCTAGATGTTTTTGACAAGTCGGTTACACCAGTTATGTTGTATGCGTGCGAAGGGGGTGTGGGGGTTTGAAAAAATAGATATATTGGAAAAACTATACCTCAAATTTACAAAGTACACCctaaaagttaaataaaaccTGCAATAATATGGTCTATGGGGAGCTGGGAAGATACCCACTCTGTGTCGCAGTTAAAAAGAGAATTATTGGctaaattaattttgttattaCAGTCAGATAAGCCAAAAGTTATTTGTAAACTAGGTGCCTTTTTGAAGgatgttcttcctttgtttatttgttgtacTTTAGCCATGCCTTGTGCtatcattttgttattattttatgttctgTTTGTGTTCCATTCCATGTAATCATGGTCTTGagtcacataaaataaaaaatattttttttttgtgattttgcctgttaaagcttttttaaaaacatttttattgccaTTTTCAGAAAGAAGTTATCAAGGTACAATTACAGACAACCACAAAACATCCAATATTGCAACATGCCAATGAAGCAACACCTTGAGATAcataagataaagaaaataaaacctacaataataacaataatagtcGTAAAAGAACATAAGATACAGAAGAAAGTAAAGTAGCACAGCCTAAATTACAGTCAAAAGGTCACGTAGCTTATAATTTAAGGTGCCTCAGGTCCACATTGGTGACCCGTGCTCATGTTTAAGTATTGGCTTGGCCCGGCGAACAACACTCGCACCTGCGCTGTATCCTCCCTCAATATTTGTCCAACGTTTGTGCTTTTATCCGGAAATTTGACATTGGATTTGATATTTTCGTTTAGAAAGCAACTTCCGTGTTAAAAATAAACGGCTCAGCTCGCTTTCCAAACGGTACATCTGGCCTTAACTGTCGCGCCCTATATCCCGCGTCACCGGGTCTCATTCCCACAGAAAAAGTAGTTCCGGTTAGTGAGGGGAATAAAACCTGTCGCTGCAGCAGAACCAGTGGCGCCTTTGGTCCCTGCAAAGTTCACCCAGAAGGTGAGTAACAGCAAGTAGAGCGTGGAGAGGAGAGTTTGTATTAGTTTTGACTGaatgtttaaatcaaatgattatttcttatcatgtttttaaaaagtcttttcAATCACTGAAGAAACTTTTTCTCTTAAAATCTTTATATGACTAATTAATAAAACGtcaatggctacatttatataatataatacaatattataCTGTATCTAAATGTCACTTTGATCTGGAATATCAGGAGAGCGCACTATTGGTTTTTGCACATACAGTTCCTTTATCCGCACTTTACTAGGGTAAAGTCCCATATAGCGCTCTAACTTTGATTTGttaattgtatatattttatctaTTGATCTGTGTCCTGTTCTAATACTACATCTCTGCTCTCcttcttgtgctgctgtaatgCCAAATTTCCCTCCTTGGGAATGTTATTTTATGTGAATGCAGTGGGCAGGAATGATgtcccagcacacacacacacacacacacacacacaccatgtttCCATGCCCTGACTGACAACACACGTTTGTCATGCATGTTGTATACCTCTATTGTAGCCAACTGTAAGCTGAATCCTGATAACTTGGATGGTCAACACGCATTGCACCTTGAGCAGCATAAATAATCTTTTTCAGCTTCCTCCTGCACTTATTCTTCTATGTGTATGAATTACTTTTAGCCTCTGTTAAAAGTGACCAGCTCCTCTTCTTCAGCTGCACATAAACTCCCGCTGGAATGTGGGAGAGTGCAGTCAGGCAGGCACATACTGTCATTGTTGCTTTATGCCCAGGCTGTTTGGTCAGCTTGCACAGACACTCTCCACTAGTGGAGACTTCATGGAGAGGTCACACCTCACTATAAGTGTGTACTTTAACATTGAGATAATTGATAGAATCTTAATGTAGTTTCTGATTTACTTTCCATACTATACTAATATGTATGTGCTCACATTTATGTGATAATTTGTTACTTTCAATGTATCTTCTATTACAAGTACttagtgtcagtgtgtcagGAGCCTTTTAGTCACCACTTAGACCACAACTCAAAGTATTTACCTGGACTGTCTTCTGTCTGTGGcccaagaaaaagaaatatccTATATAACCTATAATACATGTCAGAGGTAGAGTTGTCAGGTACTAATCGATCATCGCACTTGTTTCCTTCTGTGTCTCCACAGGATTTTTCCTACAGACACAGATCCAGTCATGTCGAAGTCAAAGGATATCATTCACACCCAGCAGCTGCATGCTGCCATGGCGGACAC from the Siniperca chuatsi isolate FFG_IHB_CAS linkage group LG4, ASM2008510v1, whole genome shotgun sequence genome contains:
- the LOC122874727 gene encoding protein mono-ADP-ribosyltransferase PARP6-like isoform X3, with amino-acid sequence METECERWTESQTDEDSDAEEALCGFHESCATDLFHHPQLDTDIEAVRTLYSDSAVSIREYGSIDDVDVDLNINANFLDEDVAKAWRVNPSEPIVIRLHLSLSQYLNGPAPSVEVFQPSNTDHFSLGKQLQNILTVFLSREWKHLTNENIVVRQKSRHNWFRPSGTIKKFRARLSIWLPLSKSSELQEPKIILPVMKLNRFKNHTTSYTIKNPTGELFTYTPSGKRVVVSAVKSSAQLSTKQLIELLFSSQAIRHCKTTPTLQHGFLVQIMRYAEQRIPTLNEYCVVCDEQHVFQNGPMLKPAVCTRELCVFSFYTLGVMSGATEEVASGAEVVDLLVAMCRAALQSSRKSIIFEPYPSVVDPNNPKTLAFSPKRKSYDRLQKALDSVLLIRRMAQGPYSEIKKQMDKIDPLAYPLLQWILASNRSHIVKLPLNRQLKFMHTPHQFLLISSPPSKEARFQTAKKLYGSTFAFHGSHIENWHSILRNGLVNASHTKLQLHGAAYGKGIYLSPISSISFGYSEMGKGQHQIPTKEELIKQYNYINKIKQEQMGQARFLQNRNLNCIALCEGMRTARWAMSTSTLRKPGSTGKFYK
- the LOC122874727 gene encoding protein mono-ADP-ribosyltransferase PARP6-like isoform X4, producing METECERWTESQTDEDSDAEEALCGFHESCATDLFHHPQLDTDIEAVRTLYSDSAVSIREYGSIDDVDVDLNINANFLDEDVAKAWRVNPSEPIVIRLHLSLSQYLNGPAPSVEVFQPSNTDHFSLGKQLQNILTVFLSREWKHLTNENIVVRQKSRHNWFRPSGTIKKFRARLSIWLPLSKSSELQEPKIILPVMKLNRFKNHTTSYTIKNPTGELFTYTPSGKRVVVSAVKSSAQLSTKQLIELLFSSQAIRHCKTTPTLQHGFLVQIMRYAEQRIPTLNEYCVVCDEQHVFQNGPMLKPAVCTRELCVFSFYTLGVMSGATEEVASGAEVVDLLVAMCRAALQSSRKSIIFEPYPSVVDPNNPKTLAFSPKRKSYDRLQKALDSVLLIRRMAQGPYSEIKKQMDKIDPLAYPLLQWILASNRSHIVKLPLNRQLKFMHTPHQFLLISSPPSKEARFQTAKKLYGSTFAFHGSHIENWHSILRNGLVNASHTKLQLHGAAYGKGIYLSPISSISFGYSEMGKGQHQIPTKEELIKQYNYINKIKQMGQARFLQNRNLNCIALCEGMRTARWAMSTSTLRKPGSTGKFYK